One window from the genome of Haloprofundus halobius encodes:
- a CDS encoding MBL fold metallo-hydrolase, with product MAIGDVAPVPGIEDTYYVDTGMYDTEAYGSVYLVDADRPAVIDTGIGTHYEYILDAMDEVGIDPEAVAYILPTHVHLDHAGGAGFLAEACPNATVLCHDIGVRHLVDPSRLVEGTKAAVEDQWEFYAEPEPVPEDRIDGLVGGDEIDLGDRTLDVIHAPGHAPHQVMFHDRASDALYTGDAAGIWIPSENKIRQTSPPSQFDLERCLEDVNVIVERDPEVLCFGHFGPCEFSEELMSEYKRILVEWVEAVRRRRGVLDDDEAVIDHFVEHTDMADTWGERKATAEERLNVRGVLGYLDYRDGQRE from the coding sequence ATGGCAATCGGCGACGTCGCTCCAGTTCCCGGTATCGAGGACACGTACTACGTCGACACCGGCATGTACGACACCGAGGCGTACGGGTCGGTCTACCTCGTCGACGCCGACCGACCCGCGGTGATCGACACCGGCATCGGCACCCACTACGAGTACATCCTCGACGCGATGGACGAGGTGGGAATCGACCCCGAGGCGGTGGCGTACATCCTCCCGACGCACGTCCACCTCGACCACGCCGGCGGTGCGGGCTTTCTCGCCGAGGCGTGTCCGAACGCGACGGTGCTCTGTCACGACATCGGCGTCCGCCACCTCGTCGACCCCTCGCGACTCGTCGAGGGGACGAAAGCCGCCGTCGAGGACCAGTGGGAGTTCTACGCCGAACCGGAACCCGTCCCCGAAGACCGCATCGACGGGCTGGTGGGTGGCGACGAGATTGACCTCGGTGACCGAACGCTCGACGTGATTCACGCGCCGGGACACGCCCCCCATCAGGTGATGTTCCACGACCGCGCGTCGGACGCACTCTACACCGGCGACGCCGCCGGGATCTGGATACCGAGCGAGAACAAGATCCGCCAGACGTCGCCGCCGTCGCAGTTCGACCTCGAACGGTGCCTCGAAGACGTCAACGTCATCGTCGAACGCGACCCCGAGGTGCTGTGTTTCGGCCACTTCGGCCCCTGCGAGTTCAGCGAGGAACTGATGAGCGAGTACAAGCGCATCCTCGTCGAGTGGGTCGAAGCGGTCCGCCGTCGACGCGGGGTGCTCGACGACGACGAGGCGGTCATCGACCACTTCGTCGAACACACCGACATGGCCGACACCTGGGGCGAACGCAAAGCGACAGCCGAGGAGCGACTGAATGTCCGCGGCGTGCTGGGGTATCTCGACTACCGCGACGGTCAGCGCGAGTAG